The genomic region AATTCCATACCAAGGAGGTGCTACGATGCCCAACAGCGTCTCATTGAGGCCGATAGTGTAACGAGGGTTGTCAGCCATTATCCTGTAGTCACATGTCATTGACATCAGACAGCCACCTGCAGGACTGGAACCCTGTGGGAGGAGTGACGAGGTCGGCTAAGGCACAATCTGCAAAacgtttgttttatttatctgcTGATGATGGTTGAGTTGTCCTTCAACCACAGTGACTACCAGtggatggtgatggtggtggtggtggtggtggtggtggtggtgaggggTTTATACGTACATTGATTGCAGCGATAGTGACCATGTTGGAGCCGTAGAGTTTCAGCCACATCTCCTGAACGGCTCTCCAGAACTCTCTATAGTGCTCTGGACTCTTCCCGTACATTTCCATGACGTCCAGCCCGGCTGAGAACACCTTGGGCTGGCTCTGGATcgaaacaacacacacacaaaggataAACTGTCAGTTTAATTTCCTGCATAAAAATTATGACCTTCTTGAATGGTGTAGCCCTTTCCCTGTACCACAGCTTGAAGAAAGTATCTTCTAAAAACTGGCAGCAGGTTTGGGAGTTGATTTTAAGTCCATCTTCAACCCGAAAAGGTCCAACTAGCTCATCTGTCTTCAGATATTTCTTGGCCAGTCTAACTAATGAGTCTTGTTGAGTGGTGGTTGTGTTTCAGCCTTCCTTACCTGGGCCGTGTCTCTGAGCACTGAACACCTTGTATTTCTGGACACGTTTAATTCCTCTCAAGTCTTTAGCAgttaatttttttcccccacacgTTTCTTGCGACCTTGTTGACTATTTGCCGCAGAACGTTTGATTGTTCGGTGATCACGCCTCAGTAGCTTAGCTACTGAGCTAGATGAGTGCTGCATCCCTCCGAAAGGCATTTTACAAATTCTGACTTTTCAGAGTCTGTTAAATCTCTTTTTTGGCTGATTTTGTCTGGGGTAAAGACCAACAATAATGCACACCTTGATATAGGGGGTTGATCACTTTAGGCCACACCCTCCCTcattacacaaatacacatcaGCTGATAATGTTTAAATCTAGTTAGCATTCAAGTTTATGTAGCTTGGAGAATATGCATGAAAATGACGATAAGGCCAAAATGCTCCCTTGCCTAATAATTGTGCATGCAAtgtattttaaagaaaacattcttattttattccatttctgccaatgtgtccccctaaatcctcACACTGGAGCTTTGCACAAAGGTTCTCCTGCTTTAGATGATGAGGTTTTACTGTACCGAGGTGATGATGAGGCCTCGGCAGCTCTTGTCCGTTTCCAGCTTCTCCAAACCGATGCAGAACTCTGTGAGGAAATCTAAACTGAGGCTGTTCACCGGCGGACTCTGAAAGCGCATCACCGCCACAcctacagagacacagagaggctcATCTTTCAGCTGTGACTCCCCATAAAGCCTTTACACAGGTCTGTCGTCGGTAATGACGCCAGCTGACGTCACACTGAACCACAACCAAAGTAGCTGTAGTTCTCCCTCTCATCAAAGAGACAGGCAAAAAAGTGTCGACAGTGTTTTTAACACATTATGATGATACAGAAGACGCACTGATGCCAAAATATCTACCTGTGCTACGGTCAAAATCCACTTTGATCTTTGGTGAGGTGGAGTTGTTCCTCTGCTGAGTGACGAGGACAGGAGACGCACACACTCTGCCATGACTGCTGCAGGAAGACCACTGGGAGAGAAGACCTGCACGCACTGCAGTCAGTCAAACAGTCAgtttcattactttatattcatttcataaatgtacaaatgttgtCTGTTCTTGGTCCGCTCCTGTTTAGCCTATACATTAACTTTCATACATTTAGACTTATCAAAGACTGTCTCCCATTTCATGCTGCAAACAGTTTCATGCATGCTAATGACTTTCTCCACATTTAAGTTACTGTGTGATCTCTTAGTCACAGGCAGCATCTACAATAACTGAGCCTCTTATGATGATATACAAGAGAGCAATTAAAATTTTGGACAGGAAACCAATAAGACCACATCACTGCCATGTTGTTCAGAAACTAAATATACTAAGataatttcattaattttgccAATTTCAAACTCATCCATAAACGCCTACATAATCAGGCTCCCCAGGTGCTCAGTGACCTTGTGGTTCCACTTAGAGCTTCAGGCTCAGTAACACGTGGAGCAGCCAGTGGGAACTGTAAGGTTCCCTCGCGTAAATCCTCATTTGGACAAACAGCTTTTTCTGTCCGTGGAATTAACATTTGGAATTCTTTACCTACAGAACTCAAGCTGGATCCTGATTTCAGTCACTTTAAACTCAAACTGAAGCACTTTTTGAAGAGGAATCTGTTATGCAGTCATGGATAATTTGCTTCCTGTTCTATGGTGCTAATTATGTATTGCAGTTTGTGTCTTGCATTGTTcctatacaaataaacatcaaataaaataaaaataaatgtta from Epinephelus lanceolatus isolate andai-2023 chromosome 18, ASM4190304v1, whole genome shotgun sequence harbors:
- the LOC117267980 gene encoding enoyl-CoA delta isomerase 1, mitochondrial-like isoform X1; translated protein: MALRAALRNKCGLSVRAGLLSQWSSCSSHGRVCASPVLVTQQRNNSTSPKIKVDFDRSTGVAVMRFQSPPVNSLSLDFLTEFCIGLEKLETDKSCRGLIITSSQPKVFSAGLDVMEMYGKSPEHYREFWRAVQEMWLKLYGSNMVTIAAINGSSPAGGCLMSMTCDYRIMADNPRYTIGLNETLLGIVAPPWFKDTMSNTVGHRQTEMALELGLLYNPSEALKIGLVDQLVPEDQVLTTATQMMTKWLAIPDHARHLTKFMMRKPTIVKLTSNREADIQQFVDFITKDSIQQSLGMYMEMLKKRRG
- the LOC117267980 gene encoding enoyl-CoA delta isomerase 1, mitochondrial-like isoform X2 — protein: MALRAALRNKCGLSGLLSQWSSCSSHGRVCASPVLVTQQRNNSTSPKIKVDFDRSTGVAVMRFQSPPVNSLSLDFLTEFCIGLEKLETDKSCRGLIITSSQPKVFSAGLDVMEMYGKSPEHYREFWRAVQEMWLKLYGSNMVTIAAINGSSPAGGCLMSMTCDYRIMADNPRYTIGLNETLLGIVAPPWFKDTMSNTVGHRQTEMALELGLLYNPSEALKIGLVDQLVPEDQVLTTATQMMTKWLAIPDHARHLTKFMMRKPTIVKLTSNREADIQQFVDFITKDSIQQSLGMYMEMLKKRRG